The following proteins are co-located in the Brevinematales bacterium genome:
- the rplP gene encoding 50S ribosomal protein L16 gives MLFPNKTKYRKQQRGGTIKGNANKGDKVNFGDFGIIALEPKWITERQIEAARVAANRKLTKGAKMWIRVFPDKPYTAKGEGVRMGKGKGQPEGWVAVVKPGRVMFEVGGVDEATAKEAFRLASHKLPILVKFVSRVGI, from the coding sequence ATGCTTTTCCCGAATAAGACAAAATACCGCAAACAGCAGCGCGGCGGAACCATAAAGGGCAATGCAAACAAAGGCGACAAGGTGAATTTCGGGGATTTCGGGATCATAGCTCTCGAACCGAAGTGGATTACCGAACGCCAGATAGAAGCCGCCCGTGTCGCCGCGAACCGTAAGCTCACCAAGGGCGCGAAGATGTGGATACGCGTATTTCCCGATAAGCCGTACACGGCGAAAGGGGAAGGCGTTCGTATGGGAAAAGGTAAAGGCCAGCCCGAGGGTTGGGTCGCAGTGGTGAAGCCCGGACGCGTGATGTTCGAGGTAGGCGGCGTTGATGAAGCGACCGCGAAAGAAGCGTTCAGACTCGCCAGTCACAAACTCCCGATACTCGTGAAGTTTGTCTCGCGCGTAGGAATATAA
- the rpsJ gene encoding 30S ribosomal protein S10, whose product MSRIRVRLKSFDARLIDKSAKAIVESVKSKGGRVSGPIPLPTMTKKFTVLRSPHVNANSREQFEQRTHKRLIDIYEPTNDLINALMELQLPAGVDVEIKQ is encoded by the coding sequence GTGAGCAGAATAAGAGTTCGTTTGAAATCTTTCGACGCCCGCCTGATCGATAAATCCGCGAAGGCGATTGTTGAATCTGTAAAAAGTAAAGGGGGTAGGGTCTCCGGCCCTATCCCGTTGCCTACCATGACGAAGAAGTTTACGGTGCTGCGTTCTCCTCATGTCAACGCGAATTCGCGCGAACAGTTCGAGCAGAGAACACATAAGCGCCTGATCGATATCTACGAGCCTACTAACGACCTGATCAACGCACTCATGGAGTTGCAGTTACCGGCCGGCGTGGATGTTGAAATTAAGCAATAA
- the tuf gene encoding elongation factor Tu: protein MAEGKFERKKTHLNVGTIGHVDHGKTTLTATITMYLASKGGGKVKKYDEIDNAPEEKARGITINTAHVEYETDKRHYAHIDCPGHADYIKNMITGAAQMDGAVLVVAATDGVMPQTREHVLLARQVNVPNIIVFLNKCDQISKEDAELIDLVEMDVRELLTQYKFPGDDTPIIRGSALKAYEAPNTSDPAYNCIKELCDAMDSYFPDPARETDKPFLMSIEDIFSITGRGTVATGGIERGIIHVNDPVEIIGYKDTTTSVVTGVEMFRKLLDEGMAGDNVGLLLRGVDKDAIRRGMIVAKPKSITPHTKFDAEVLVLKPEEGGRKTPFHVGYRPQFFIRTADVTGNIAGIKGADMVMPGDNVNMTIELIVPVAIEKGMRFAIREGGRTVGAGVVTDIIA from the coding sequence ATGGCTGAAGGTAAATTCGAACGTAAAAAAACGCACCTGAACGTTGGTACTATAGGTCACGTGGATCATGGTAAGACCACCCTGACCGCGACTATCACTATGTATCTCGCAAGTAAGGGCGGTGGTAAGGTCAAGAAGTATGATGAAATCGATAATGCGCCGGAAGAGAAGGCAAGAGGTATAACGATCAATACCGCGCACGTCGAATATGAAACCGATAAGCGCCATTATGCGCATATCGACTGTCCCGGACACGCCGACTATATCAAGAACATGATCACCGGCGCTGCCCAGATGGACGGTGCGGTTCTCGTAGTCGCGGCGACCGACGGTGTTATGCCCCAGACCCGCGAGCACGTGTTGCTTGCACGTCAGGTTAATGTGCCGAATATTATCGTGTTTTTAAATAAATGCGACCAGATATCCAAAGAAGACGCTGAGTTGATCGACCTGGTGGAAATGGATGTACGCGAACTTTTGACCCAGTATAAGTTCCCCGGCGACGATACTCCGATCATCCGCGGTTCCGCCCTCAAGGCGTACGAAGCTCCTAACACGAGCGATCCCGCTTATAACTGCATCAAGGAACTTTGTGATGCTATGGACTCGTATTTCCCCGATCCCGCGCGTGAAACCGATAAACCCTTCCTGATGTCGATTGAAGATATCTTCTCGATCACAGGCCGCGGTACGGTTGCCACCGGCGGTATCGAGCGCGGTATTATTCATGTAAACGATCCTGTTGAAATCATAGGTTACAAGGATACCACTACTTCCGTCGTAACCGGTGTGGAAATGTTCCGCAAACTTCTCGACGAAGGTATGGCGGGCGATAACGTAGGTTTACTCCTGCGCGGTGTCGATAAGGACGCTATTCGCCGCGGTATGATTGTCGCGAAGCCGAAGTCCATCACTCCGCACACCAAGTTCGACGCCGAAGTGCTCGTGCTGAAGCCCGAAGAAGGCGGTCGTAAGACCCCGTTCCATGTCGGGTACCGCCCGCAGTTCTTTATCCGCACTGCCGATGTTACCGGTAATATTGCGGGGATCAAGGGCGCTGATATGGTTATGCCCGGAGATAACGTCAACATGACTATCGAACTGATAGTGCCTGTTGCTATCGAGAAGGGTATGCGCTTCGCTATCCGCGAGGGCGGCCGTACGGTTGGCGCTGGTGTCGTTACCGATATAATAGCATAA
- the rplD gene encoding 50S ribosomal protein L4 has product MKIEVYEGKTKTNDMKLSKVWDDVTDKVLHQVVVARLANDRQGNASTKTKSEIRGGGRKPFKQKGLGRARAGSTRSPLWRGGGVIFGPKPRDFSQSVNKKQKAKAYLYVLSKMNEIGRLSVIGSFKVDSHKTKDFLKALSGITENVNERVVVVVPDYDKNMVLGAQNLTNVTCLSVDNLDILPLVYAARIFVVEAAMKKLDEKFSNILNVEK; this is encoded by the coding sequence ATGAAGATAGAAGTATACGAAGGGAAAACCAAGACGAACGACATGAAACTGTCGAAAGTGTGGGACGATGTCACCGATAAGGTGCTGCATCAGGTAGTAGTCGCGCGTTTGGCGAACGACCGTCAGGGTAACGCCAGTACGAAGACGAAATCCGAGATACGCGGCGGCGGACGCAAACCGTTTAAACAGAAGGGTTTGGGACGCGCGCGCGCGGGTAGTACCCGTTCTCCTCTATGGAGAGGCGGCGGCGTCATATTCGGGCCGAAACCCCGCGATTTTTCGCAGTCGGTCAACAAGAAGCAGAAGGCAAAGGCTTACCTGTATGTCCTGAGTAAAATGAACGAGATAGGCCGGCTTTCCGTTATCGGTTCGTTCAAGGTAGACAGCCACAAGACGAAGGATTTCCTGAAGGCGCTATCCGGGATTACGGAGAACGTTAACGAGAGAGTAGTCGTCGTGGTGCCCGATTATGATAAAAATATGGTGCTTGGCGCGCAGAACCTTACCAACGTGACCTGTCTGTCGGTGGATAATCTCGACATACTCCCACTGGTTTACGCGGCGAGAATCTTCGTGGTGGAAGCCGCTATGAAGAAATTGGATGAGAAGTTTTCGAATATATTAAACGTGGAGAAATAA
- the rplC gene encoding 50S ribosomal protein L3, with translation MKANKVGIIGKKLGMTQVYDNGAIAGVTVIDFSDMEIIGKRTTEKDGYNAVILGYDFKTVRRKEKEFKKPRYCREIRIEDSGVYDDDAKLSEAVSSIKKVDISGIMKGRGFAGAIKRWHFSGGPATHGAKMHRRTGSIGMHTFPAHVFKGKHMPGHMGNTRVTVLGQKLVKFDAEKRLLFIRGNVPGANNGYVMVRDAIKA, from the coding sequence ATGAAGGCTAATAAAGTCGGCATAATCGGGAAGAAACTCGGTATGACCCAAGTGTATGATAACGGCGCGATAGCCGGAGTAACGGTGATCGATTTTTCCGATATGGAAATAATCGGGAAGCGTACTACTGAAAAAGACGGTTACAACGCCGTGATACTGGGTTACGATTTTAAAACCGTGCGCCGGAAAGAGAAAGAGTTCAAGAAACCGAGGTATTGCCGCGAAATCAGGATCGAGGACAGCGGAGTCTATGATGACGACGCGAAATTGTCCGAGGCCGTGAGCTCGATTAAAAAGGTCGATATTTCGGGGATAATGAAGGGACGCGGTTTTGCCGGCGCTATTAAACGTTGGCACTTCAGCGGAGGTCCCGCTACTCATGGCGCGAAGATGCATCGCCGGACAGGTTCTATCGGTATGCATACCTTTCCCGCTCACGTTTTCAAGGGCAAGCATATGCCCGGGCATATGGGGAATACCCGTGTGACCGTATTAGGACAGAAGCTGGTGAAGTTCGACGCTGAAAAACGTCTGCTCTTTATCCGCGGTAATGTACCCGGTGCGAACAACGGCTATGTCATGGTTCGCGACGCCATCAAAGCATAA
- the rplW gene encoding 50S ribosomal protein L23, with protein MSLASEILIRPVITEKVSDMNADEKKSGKGKGKKDVHKKYAFEVSKDANKIEITRAVEQLFKVEVDKVNTILVKPKRKRLRNQKVPGYTNTWKKAIVTLKKGEIDVFKA; from the coding sequence ATGTCGTTGGCGAGTGAAATCCTGATCAGACCGGTCATCACCGAAAAAGTGAGCGATATGAACGCCGATGAGAAGAAATCCGGTAAGGGAAAAGGCAAAAAAGACGTACATAAAAAGTACGCGTTCGAAGTCAGTAAGGATGCGAATAAAATTGAAATCACCCGGGCGGTCGAGCAGTTATTCAAGGTCGAAGTCGACAAAGTGAATACCATACTCGTCAAACCCAAGCGTAAACGGCTTCGCAACCAGAAAGTGCCGGGATACACTAATACCTGGAAGAAAGCGATTGTCACCCTGAAGAAGGGCGAGATCGATGTCTTCAAGGCATAG
- a CDS encoding 30S ribosomal protein S12: MPTINQLVRFGRELVKKKTKSPALRGNPQKRGVCVKVTTMTPKKPNSALRKIARVRLSHGIEVTAYIPGIGHNLQEHSVVLIRGGRVKDLPGVRYHIIRGTLDAMGVEKRMTSRSKYGAKKPKS; this comes from the coding sequence ATGCCGACGATTAACCAGTTGGTTCGTTTCGGAAGAGAATTAGTCAAGAAGAAAACAAAATCTCCGGCTCTGAGGGGCAACCCGCAGAAGCGCGGTGTGTGTGTTAAAGTGACTACGATGACTCCTAAAAAACCGAACTCGGCGTTGCGTAAGATCGCACGTGTCCGGTTGAGCCATGGTATCGAAGTAACCGCTTATATTCCCGGTATCGGCCACAACCTTCAGGAACACTCGGTTGTGCTTATCCGCGGAGGCCGTGTAAAAGACCTTCCCGGTGTCCGTTACCATATTATCCGCGGTACTCTCGACGCGATGGGTGTGGAGAAGCGTATGACCAGCCGCTCCAAGTATGGAGCCAAGAAGCCCAAGTCATAA
- the rpsG gene encoding 30S ribosomal protein S7 has product MPRKKNKVHRQPIQPDYKYGSLLVTKIVNQIMWAGKKSTATEIVYGAMDFLAQKTGEPALQALEKAMENIKPPIEVRSRRVGGATYQVPVEVRPTRQNSLSIRWLVNTSRTRKEHSMAEKLGKELIDAFNNTGTVIKKKVDTIKMAEANKAFAHYRW; this is encoded by the coding sequence ATGCCAAGGAAAAAGAATAAAGTCCATCGGCAACCGATACAGCCGGACTATAAATATGGGAGCCTGTTGGTTACTAAAATCGTGAACCAGATTATGTGGGCCGGTAAGAAATCTACCGCGACCGAAATAGTCTACGGCGCGATGGATTTTCTTGCTCAGAAAACCGGCGAGCCCGCGTTACAGGCGCTCGAGAAGGCGATGGAAAATATCAAACCGCCTATCGAAGTCCGTTCGCGCCGCGTCGGCGGTGCTACCTATCAGGTGCCTGTCGAAGTGAGGCCTACGAGACAGAATTCGCTTTCCATTCGCTGGCTGGTAAATACCTCCCGCACGAGAAAGGAACATTCGATGGCCGAGAAACTCGGGAAGGAATTAATCGACGCGTTTAACAACACGGGTACGGTTATTAAAAAGAAAGTTGATACTATTAAAATGGCCGAAGCTAACAAAGCCTTCGCTCATTATCGTTGGTAA
- the rplV gene encoding 50S ribosomal protein L22 → MEAKAFGRYLRISVLKLRKIINIVRGKSVKDALALLRVLPNKGAKMAYKVIHSAQANFKNVNPEETADNLVITKICADQAPYLKRWLPRARGRADMLMKGNSHLVVTVALPAPEEKK, encoded by the coding sequence ATGGAAGCGAAAGCATTCGGGAGATATCTCCGCATTTCCGTACTGAAGCTTAGAAAGATTATCAATATCGTTCGCGGTAAAAGTGTAAAGGACGCGCTCGCATTATTGCGGGTATTACCGAATAAGGGCGCGAAGATGGCATACAAGGTGATTCATTCGGCGCAGGCGAACTTTAAAAATGTGAACCCCGAAGAGACCGCCGATAATCTCGTGATCACGAAAATTTGCGCGGATCAGGCGCCTTATCTGAAAAGATGGCTTCCCCGTGCGAGAGGCCGGGCGGATATGCTGATGAAAGGCAATTCGCATCTTGTAGTAACAGTTGCGCTCCCCGCGCCTGAAGAGAAGAAGTAA
- the rpsC gene encoding 30S ribosomal protein S3, whose translation MGQKVNPQSIRVGIIRTWDSMWYSEKEFVNYLKEDFTIRKFLKKEYSRAFIARIEIARFPQLVNVTVSCAKPGILIGRKGAEIEELNKKLEKLVPNKKINLSVKEIKVPELDASVAGQDIARQIERRISYKRAIRQSIRNSIKAGAKGIKIRISGRLNGAEIARTEEFKEGRIPLSTLSADIDYCMSQSYTEMGVIGIKVWICR comes from the coding sequence ATGGGACAGAAAGTCAATCCCCAGAGCATTCGCGTAGGTATTATTCGCACATGGGATTCCATGTGGTACAGCGAGAAGGAATTTGTAAATTATCTGAAAGAAGATTTTACAATCCGCAAATTCTTAAAAAAAGAATACAGCCGCGCGTTTATCGCACGTATCGAGATCGCCCGTTTCCCCCAGCTCGTGAATGTCACGGTCAGCTGCGCGAAACCCGGTATCCTGATCGGGCGCAAGGGTGCTGAAATCGAAGAGCTCAACAAAAAGCTCGAGAAACTGGTTCCCAATAAGAAGATCAATCTTTCTGTCAAAGAAATAAAGGTTCCTGAACTCGACGCATCGGTTGCCGGGCAGGATATAGCCCGTCAGATCGAACGCCGGATCTCGTATAAGCGCGCGATACGCCAGTCCATCAGGAACTCGATCAAAGCCGGCGCGAAGGGTATCAAGATACGTATTTCCGGCCGTCTTAACGGCGCTGAAATCGCCCGTACGGAAGAATTTAAAGAAGGCAGAATCCCGTTGAGCACTCTCAGCGCGGATATCGATTACTGCATGTCCCAGTCCTATACGGAAATGGGCGTGATCGGTATCAAAGTGTGGATTTGCCGGTAA
- the rplB gene encoding 50S ribosomal protein L2, protein MGIKRFKPINPGLRHKVSFDFVEITATEPEKTLIEGMKRGRGDGRNSQGRITAKHRGGGNKRYYRVIDFKRDKRDVEAKVMTIEYDPNRSARIALLHYVDGEKRYILAPKGMEVGQRIIAGDGSDILPGNALPLKAIPVGTIVHNIELKPGKGGQMARSAGSFAKLEGKEGKYAILRMPSGEIRMVLSECYATVGEVGNADNSNIVFGKAGKSRHLGIRPTVRGVAMNTHDHPHGGGRGKQKGYKTPVSRTGVPAKGYKTRDKKKTTSKYILSRRKK, encoded by the coding sequence ATGGGAATCAAACGTTTTAAGCCTATAAATCCCGGTCTCCGGCATAAGGTTAGCTTCGATTTCGTAGAAATCACGGCGACCGAACCGGAAAAGACCCTGATCGAAGGGATGAAGCGCGGACGCGGCGACGGCAGAAACAGCCAGGGCCGTATCACCGCGAAGCACCGCGGCGGAGGTAACAAGCGTTACTACCGCGTCATCGACTTCAAACGCGACAAGCGCGACGTCGAGGCAAAGGTAATGACGATCGAGTACGATCCTAACCGCAGCGCCAGAATCGCTCTCCTGCACTATGTCGACGGAGAAAAACGGTATATCCTCGCCCCCAAGGGTATGGAAGTCGGCCAGCGTATTATCGCGGGCGACGGTTCCGATATCCTCCCCGGGAATGCGTTGCCGTTGAAGGCGATACCTGTGGGTACGATTGTCCATAATATAGAGCTCAAACCCGGAAAGGGCGGTCAGATGGCCCGTTCGGCAGGCTCGTTTGCCAAGCTCGAAGGTAAAGAAGGCAAGTACGCGATCCTGAGAATGCCGTCCGGTGAAATCCGTATGGTGCTCAGCGAATGCTATGCCACTGTCGGGGAAGTGGGTAACGCGGACAATTCGAACATTGTGTTCGGTAAAGCCGGAAAGAGCCGCCATCTCGGCATCCGTCCGACTGTTCGCGGTGTCGCGATGAATACGCACGACCATCCTCATGGCGGAGGTCGCGGTAAGCAGAAGGGTTATAAGACTCCTGTCAGCCGCACGGGCGTACCCGCGAAGGGCTACAAGACCCGTGATAAGAAGAAGACCACCAGTAAGTATATTCTTTCCAGACGTAAGAAATAA
- the fusA gene encoding elongation factor G, protein MAAEKKYAIDKIRNIGIAAHIDAGKTTVSERILYYTGKTHKIGEVHEGAAEMDWMVQEKERGITITSAATTCFWKDHKINIIDTPGHVDFTAEVERSLRVLDGAVAVFDGGEGVEPQSETVWRQADKYNVPRIAFVNKMDKIGADFYMCVTSMEKKLGVTAIPLQLPIGAENDFVGMIDLITRKAYVWVGKDKDEQYEETDCPADMKEKVEKYRLKLVEAICDGNDDLMEKYLEGEELSIEEMLRGIRHSTITSKMYPMLCGSALKNKGVQLLLDAVVNFLPSPGDVPPIKGINPNNGKEEIRKPLETEPLTALAFKVMVDTHVGKLVFARIYSGKLEKGSYIYNVAKQRKERVARLLRMHANKREEVDMVFAGDIIAVVGFKDTTTGDSVVDENHPIILEAIDFPDPVISVAIEPKTKDDINKLSEVLGKLQEEDPTFKVKTDDETGQTLIYGMGELHLEILVDRMIREFNVQANVGKPQVAYRETIKRHAKAESKYIRQSGGRGQYGHVLMEVEPLETGKGFEFEDRVVGGRIPKEYIPAIKKGVEEAIESGVIGGFQVVDIKVILIDGSYHEVDSSEIAFKIAASKGFKDAMEQADPVILEPVMKADVTVPEDYLGDVIGDLSSRRAKIVGMDPKGSARMITGHVPMAEMFGYTTTLRSLTQGRATHVMTFDHYAELPKSLWDNVLKAE, encoded by the coding sequence ATGGCTGCTGAAAAGAAATACGCAATTGATAAAATAAGAAATATCGGGATCGCCGCGCATATTGATGCGGGTAAAACGACGGTGTCCGAACGTATATTATATTATACCGGAAAAACACATAAGATCGGTGAAGTGCATGAAGGCGCCGCTGAAATGGACTGGATGGTTCAGGAAAAAGAACGCGGTATCACTATCACCAGCGCCGCTACCACATGTTTCTGGAAGGATCATAAGATCAACATTATCGATACTCCCGGACACGTGGACTTTACCGCCGAAGTAGAGCGTTCGTTACGCGTACTCGACGGAGCGGTCGCGGTTTTTGACGGGGGCGAAGGCGTCGAGCCTCAGTCCGAAACGGTATGGCGTCAGGCTGATAAGTATAATGTTCCGCGTATAGCGTTTGTGAATAAAATGGATAAAATTGGCGCCGACTTCTATATGTGTGTTACTTCGATGGAGAAAAAGCTCGGTGTTACGGCTATACCGCTCCAGTTGCCCATAGGCGCTGAAAACGATTTTGTAGGTATGATCGATCTGATTACCCGGAAGGCTTATGTCTGGGTCGGTAAGGATAAAGACGAGCAGTACGAAGAAACCGACTGTCCGGCGGATATGAAGGAAAAAGTCGAGAAATACCGTCTGAAATTAGTGGAAGCTATTTGCGACGGGAACGACGACCTGATGGAAAAGTACCTTGAAGGCGAAGAGTTGAGTATAGAGGAAATGCTGCGCGGTATTCGTCATTCCACGATTACCAGTAAAATGTATCCTATGCTCTGCGGTTCCGCCCTGAAGAATAAAGGCGTACAGTTGTTGTTGGATGCGGTGGTGAATTTTCTTCCGTCTCCGGGAGATGTTCCCCCGATTAAGGGTATCAATCCGAACAACGGGAAGGAAGAGATTCGCAAGCCGTTGGAAACCGAACCGTTAACCGCGCTGGCGTTTAAGGTGATGGTTGATACGCATGTTGGAAAACTCGTTTTCGCCCGGATATATTCCGGAAAGCTGGAAAAGGGTAGTTATATATACAATGTCGCTAAACAGAGAAAGGAACGCGTGGCTCGTTTATTACGTATGCACGCGAATAAAAGGGAAGAAGTGGATATGGTTTTCGCGGGGGACATTATCGCGGTAGTCGGGTTTAAGGACACAACCACCGGCGATAGTGTGGTGGATGAGAATCATCCTATTATCCTCGAGGCGATCGACTTCCCGGATCCGGTTATCTCGGTGGCGATCGAACCTAAGACGAAGGACGATATCAATAAACTGAGCGAAGTGCTCGGGAAGTTGCAGGAAGAAGACCCGACGTTCAAGGTGAAGACCGACGACGAGACCGGGCAGACGTTGATCTACGGGATGGGCGAACTTCATCTGGAAATCCTCGTCGACCGTATGATCCGCGAGTTCAATGTTCAGGCGAATGTCGGTAAGCCGCAGGTCGCCTACCGCGAAACGATCAAACGTCACGCGAAAGCGGAGAGCAAATATATCCGTCAGTCCGGCGGACGCGGTCAGTACGGTCACGTGCTGATGGAAGTCGAACCGTTGGAAACAGGAAAGGGCTTCGAGTTCGAGGATCGCGTAGTCGGCGGTAGAATACCGAAGGAATACATCCCCGCCATCAAGAAAGGTGTCGAGGAAGCGATTGAGAGCGGTGTTATCGGCGGGTTCCAGGTTGTGGATATCAAGGTAATATTGATAGACGGTTCGTATCACGAAGTTGACTCATCGGAAATCGCGTTTAAGATCGCGGCATCGAAGGGCTTCAAGGACGCGATGGAACAGGCGGACCCTGTCATTCTCGAACCGGTTATGAAGGCGGACGTCACTGTGCCGGAAGATTATCTCGGCGATGTAATCGGGGACTTGAGTTCCCGCCGCGCCAAGATAGTGGGTATGGACCCCAAGGGCAGCGCGCGTATGATTACCGGGCATGTGCCGATGGCGGAAATGTTCGGTTATACGACCACCCTGCGTTCATTGACACAGGGACGCGCGACCCATGTGATGACTTTCGATCACTACGCGGAACTGCCTAAAAGTTTATGGGATAATGTATTAAAAGCTGAATAG
- the rpsS gene encoding 30S ribosomal protein S19, with the protein MSRSVKKGPYVDAKLYKKAVVAQEATSGDKKTLKTWSRRSTIIPEMIGLTIQVYNGKIFIPVFINENMVGHKLGEFSPTRVFRGHSGAKKAAPAK; encoded by the coding sequence ATGTCACGTTCAGTAAAGAAAGGTCCCTATGTGGACGCGAAATTATACAAGAAAGCGGTAGTCGCGCAGGAAGCGACCAGCGGCGATAAAAAGACGCTGAAGACGTGGTCGAGACGTTCGACAATAATTCCTGAGATGATTGGCTTGACAATTCAGGTATATAATGGTAAAATATTCATCCCTGTTTTTATCAATGAGAACATGGTTGGACATAAACTTGGGGAATTTTCGCCGACACGCGTATTCCGCGGACATTCCGGCGCAAAAAAAGCGGCCCCCGCTAAATAA